One part of the Budorcas taxicolor isolate Tak-1 chromosome 22, Takin1.1, whole genome shotgun sequence genome encodes these proteins:
- the LOC128067491 gene encoding 60S ribosomal protein L21-like gives MTNTKGKRRDTRYMFSRPFRKHGVVPLATCMRIYRKGDIVDIKGMGAVQKGMPHKCYHGKTGRVCSVTRHAVGIIINKPVKGKILAKRINVCIEHIKHSKSQDSFLKRVKEKDQKKKEAKEKGTWVQLKRQPAPPREAHFVRTKGREPELLEPIPYEFMA, from the coding sequence ATGACCAACACAAAGGGAAAGAGGCGGGACACCCGCTACATGTTCTCCAGGCCTTTCAGAAAACACGGAGTTGTTCCTTTGGCCACATGCATGCGAATCTATAGGAAGGGTGATATTGTAGATATCAAGGGAATGGGTGCTGTTCAAAAAGGAATGCCCCACAAATGTTACCATGGCAAAACTGGGAGAGTCTGCAGTGTTACCCGGCATGCTGTTGGCATCATTATAAACAAACCAGTTAAGGGCaagattcttgccaagagaattaaTGTGTGTATCGAGCATATTAAGCACTCTAAGAGCCAAGATAGCTTCCTGAAACGTGTGAAGGAAAAGgatcagaaaaagaaggaagccaaAGAGAAAGGGACTTGGGTTCAGCTGAAGCGCCAGCCTGCTCCACCCAGAGAAGCACATTTTGTGAGGACCAAGGGAAGGGAACCCGAACTGTTGGAGCCCATTCCCTATGAATTCATGGCCTGA